The DNA segment AATTAAAATGGTTTACGATATATATCGTAAACCATTCAATATAAACTATATAAAAATTACAAATAAAATATATTACTTTATTATATTTCCCCAAAGTTTTTCATCATCTGCATTATTTTTATCTACAATAAAAAAATCCGTATATACATGTGGCGGTACAAATTTGCCATCAAGTTTATCTATCGCAAGATCAACAGCTGTTTTTCCCATATCTAAAACTGTTTGGGTTATAGAAACATCTATTTTTTCCTTTCTTACAGCATATAAAGCCTGAGCTATTCCATCTATTCCAACTAATATTATATGTTCTTTATCATCAATCGGTTTTGATCTACCAGACATTTCTATAGCTGACATCGCACCTATTGTATTATCATCATTATGTCCAAAAACAGCATCTATTTTAGAATTAGCTTGTAATATATTTTGCATAACATTAAGTGCTTTTTCTTGATCAAAGTCTGCATTTTGCCTTGCTATGATGTTTATATCAGGATATTTTTCTATGACCTCATTAAAACCTTTTCCACGATCTCTAGTAGGAGTAACTCCTTGTAATCCTTCGAGTTCTACTATATTTCCAATAGGTTTTCCATATCTATCTATTAACTTTCTTACTATATATTCTCCAGCCATTCTTCCCATTGCTACATTATCTGTTTCTATAAAACAAGTCATTCCTGTTGAATTAGCTCCTCTATCGAGAAATAATATAGGAATTCCAGCTTTATTTGCTTTTTTTACAGCAGGTATTATTGCATCTCCATCAAGTGCATTCACTATTAATGCATCAACATTTTGAGTTATTAAATCCTCTATATCAGAAAGTTGTTTCATAACACTACCATTTGCATTTGCAAGAACATAATTAATTTGAAGTTCTTCGGCTCTATCTCTTACTCCTTTTTCAAGTCCTACAAAAAAACCGTTATTCATAGAAGAAACAGACAAAGCTATTGTTCTACTTTTATTAATGGAATTTCCAGAAAAAACTAATAATGACAAACTTAAAATGATAAAAAATGTAATAAACTTTTTCATAAAAATCCTCCCTAAGATATAAAATTATTATTCTTTATATTTTTTAAGAATAATTTATACTTTTCATCACTAAACCCATTAACATAAAAATAATGTAAATAATAATAAAAGATCGAATATAAATCTGTTAGCCCATTTATAGAAGGTAAAGATTTCGCATTTAAAAGCATTTTAATTATAACTTCCCTTAATTTTAAAGGTAAAAAATTATATTTATATGATTTTTTTCTACATGGACAACCACTAAAATATGCTGATTCGATTTCATTTTCTTCATTAGTTAAAAATTTTAAAAAATTTAATGTTTTTTTAAAGTTAATAGTATTTTTTGAAATCACAAATCCCCAAGTAATTTTTAAAGGCTTTCTATAAGTATAATAATTAAAATCATATTTATTATTTTTCAATATATCTATAGCTTGACCACTCCAAGAAATTGCTGCATCTAATAAATTTGTTTTTAATCTTTCAGATATTTCTTTATTTCCATAATCTTCTGATCCATTTATACAAAATTTTTTAATATATAAATAATCAATAATTGACTTTTTTAACGAATCTTCAAATTCAGAAAAACCATTCAAAATATCTGTAAAATTATTATTGTTATTAAAATAAAAAGGTAAAAAATCCAAAAATATTTCATTTTTTGATGCTTTTAAAGAAAACTTATTTTTATAATGAAGTAAAAATTCTTTTAAATTTTTATAATCTAAAAATACCTTATCATATAATAAATTATCTTTTTTTTTAGCATATATAATATGTCCATCATTAAAAATTGGAAACATATAAAAATTATTTTTATAATATATTTCATATTTAACAGAATCAAAAAAATCTTCAAAATTATAATTATCTAAATCATCAATTTTTAAAATTTTATTTTTCAAAATAAGGTCTGGGAGCCATAAATTTCCTGGACACATAAAAGCATCATATAAATAAAGATCATTATCAATTATCTTAGAATATTCATGATAATAATCATTCCAATTCAAGACAACAATATCTATTTTTTCAGAAATTTTTTTCTCATATTTTTTAATAGGACTATTTTTATTTAAGTAAAAATTTACAATTGGATCTTCAACACATAAAATTTTCATACAAATCACTCATTTTTATATCTATTTTTAAGTACATCTATTAAAACCGCAACCAAAATTATAAGACCTTTAAACACTTGTTGATAAAAAGGATTAACATTTAATAAGTTCATTCCATTATTCAAAACAGACATTATCAAAACACCTATAAATGTTCCAAAAATAGTACCTTTTCCACCAGATAGACTCGCTCCACCAATCACAACAGCTCCTATAGCATCAAGTTCAAGACCTTCAGCTGATGTAGGTAAAGAAGCTCCTAACCTTCCAGATAGAACTATTCCTGCTGTTGCAGACATTAAACCTGTTATTGAATAAGCAATCATTTCAATATTGTCTATTTTTATTCCAGAAAATTTTGCTGCTTCTCGATTTCCACCAACGGCATATGTTTTTCTTCCAAAAGATGTATATTTAAGAATATAACCAGCAATAAAAAAAGCTATTATCATTATAATGATTGGTATAGGAATAATTTTGAACAAATATCCTTGACCCATAAAATTATATGTATCATTCATAATAGGAATTGTTCTTCCACCACTATAAACCATAGCCAAACCTCTTGCAATAGACATTGCAGCCAAAGTAACTATAAATGGAGGCATCTTCAATTTAGAAATAAATAATCCATTTATCAATCCAATACAAAGGCCAAAAACAAGTGTAAAAATAATTGCTAAAATTGGATTCATATTCCCTCTAATCATTCCCGCAGAAATCATAGCTGTAAAAGCTAAAACTGATCCAACAGATAAATCTATTCCTCCAGTAATTATTACAAAAGTCATTCCTACAGCTACAATACCAGTAGTTGAAGATTGAACAAATATATTTCTCCAATTATTTATTGTAAAAAATCTATTAGTTAAAAGTCCTAAAATAAAACATAAAATTATAAACCCAAATAAAATCATGTTACTTGATAACAATTTAAAAAAATATTTAGATCTATCATCAGTTTTATTATTAGCTACTTTAGAATACATTTAAATAGCCCCCTTTTTACCTATTGCATAATACATTATTCTCTCCTGAGATATTTCATCTTTATTAAGTACTTTCATTAATTCACCTTCATGCATTACCATTACTCTATCACACATATTTACAACTTCTGGAAGCTCTGAAGATATTAATATAACAGATTTTCCTTTTCTTGTTATATTATTTATAAGACTATATATTTGAGCTTTAGTTCCAACATCAATACCTCTTGTGGGATCGTCCAAAATTAATATATCTGGTTTTATTTCAAGCCATTTTCCTATTATGACTTTTTGTTGATTACCACCTGACAAGTATTTTATAATCTGTTTATTTGAATTAGTTTTAACTTCAAGATTTTCTATTATATTATTTGATATTCTTATTTCTTCTTTATGATTAATATATCCAAAAATATTTTTTATTTTATTCAAAATCGCTAAAACACTATTCTGTAAAACGCTAAAATCTAATATGAGACCTTCTTTTTTTCTATCTTCAGGAACAAAACCTATACCATTTTTTATAGCGATTTCAGGATTTTTTATACTTATCTTTTTGCCTTTTAAATAAACTTCGCCAGAAAAAATTTTATCTATTCCAAAAATTGCCCTCATTGTTTCGGTTCTTCCAGCTCCCATAAGACCTGCAATTCCAAAAACTTCTCCCTGTCTTACATTAAAACTTATATTTTTAACTTTTTTACTGGTTAAATTTTTTACTTCTAAAATAGTCTCTCCAATTTCATTGTTTTTCTTTGGAAATCTATCTTCTATATCTCTACCAACCATCATTTTTATAAGTTCTTTTTCTGTTACATTATTTATTTCTTTCTCTCCCATATCCTTTCCATCTCTTAAAACTTTAACTTTATCACATATTCTATAAATTTCCTCCAT comes from the Oceanotoga teriensis genome and includes:
- a CDS encoding substrate-binding domain-containing protein; amino-acid sequence: MKKFITFFIILSLSLLVFSGNSINKSRTIALSVSSMNNGFFVGLEKGVRDRAEELQINYVLANANGSVMKQLSDIEDLITQNVDALIVNALDGDAIIPAVKKANKAGIPILFLDRGANSTGMTCFIETDNVAMGRMAGEYIVRKLIDRYGKPIGNIVELEGLQGVTPTRDRGKGFNEVIEKYPDINIIARQNADFDQEKALNVMQNILQANSKIDAVFGHNDDNTIGAMSAIEMSGRSKPIDDKEHIILVGIDGIAQALYAVRKEKIDVSITQTVLDMGKTAVDLAIDKLDGKFVPPHVYTDFFIVDKNNADDEKLWGNIIK
- a CDS encoding extracellular solute-binding protein; this translates as MKILCVEDPIVNFYLNKNSPIKKYEKKISEKIDIVVLNWNDYYHEYSKIIDNDLYLYDAFMCPGNLWLPDLILKNKILKIDDLDNYNFEDFFDSVKYEIYYKNNFYMFPIFNDGHIIYAKKKDNLLYDKVFLDYKNLKEFLLHYKNKFSLKASKNEIFLDFLPFYFNNNNNFTDILNGFSEFEDSLKKSIIDYLYIKKFCINGSEDYGNKEISERLKTNLLDAAISWSGQAIDILKNNKYDFNYYTYRKPLKITWGFVISKNTINFKKTLNFLKFLTNEENEIESAYFSGCPCRKKSYKYNFLPLKLREVIIKMLLNAKSLPSINGLTDLYSIFYYYLHYFYVNGFSDEKYKLFLKNIKNNNFIS
- a CDS encoding ABC transporter permease, with amino-acid sequence MILFGFIILCFILGLLTNRFFTINNWRNIFVQSSTTGIVAVGMTFVIITGGIDLSVGSVLAFTAMISAGMIRGNMNPILAIIFTLVFGLCIGLINGLFISKLKMPPFIVTLAAMSIARGLAMVYSGGRTIPIMNDTYNFMGQGYLFKIIPIPIIIMIIAFFIAGYILKYTSFGRKTYAVGGNREAAKFSGIKIDNIEMIAYSITGLMSATAGIVLSGRLGASLPTSAEGLELDAIGAVVIGGASLSGGKGTIFGTFIGVLIMSVLNNGMNLLNVNPFYQQVFKGLIILVAVLIDVLKNRYKNE
- a CDS encoding sugar ABC transporter ATP-binding protein encodes the protein MKILLNMKNISKSFSKINVLNNVNLKIEEGKVLGLLGENGAGKSTLMKILSGVYKKDEGIIIFEDKEINPQNPKEVQTLGISIIYQELNLIDNMSVAENIYLGRWPLNVYKKINYKCLYENTEKLLKENNLNLNSKDIVGNLSVGKKQMVEIAKAISFNSKIILMDEPTSALSNDESEKLFNIIESLKEKGVGIVFISHKMEEIYRICDKVKVLRDGKDMGEKEINNVTEKELIKMMVGRDIEDRFPKKNNEIGETILEVKNLTSKKVKNISFNVRQGEVFGIAGLMGAGRTETMRAIFGIDKIFSGEVYLKGKKISIKNPEIAIKNGIGFVPEDRKKEGLILDFSVLQNSVLAILNKIKNIFGYINHKEEIRISNNIIENLEVKTNSNKQIIKYLSGGNQQKVIIGKWLEIKPDILILDDPTRGIDVGTKAQIYSLINNITRKGKSVILISSELPEVVNMCDRVMVMHEGELMKVLNKDEISQERIMYYAIGKKGAI